One genomic segment of Rivularia sp. PCC 7116 includes these proteins:
- a CDS encoding aspartyl protease: protein MIIGKVNADYEPIIPIAICDRQGKLHERDAVIDTGFDGWLCLPPDLIAELQLNWKRRGRALLADGSESIFDIYEATVVWDGQFLTIPIDEAECDPLVGMLLMKGYELKIQVINGGIVKLMKLPIQS from the coding sequence ATGATAATAGGGAAAGTTAATGCTGACTACGAGCCAATTATTCCAATTGCAATTTGCGATCGGCAAGGAAAGCTACACGAACGAGATGCAGTTATAGATACAGGTTTTGATGGGTGGCTTTGCTTACCTCCAGATTTGATTGCTGAACTACAACTTAATTGGAAAAGACGCGGAAGAGCATTACTAGCAGATGGTAGCGAAAGTATTTTTGATATATATGAAGCAACGGTAGTTTGGGATGGACAGTTTTTAACAATTCCAATTGATGAGGCTGAGTGCGATCCACTTGTTGGGATGTTATTGATGAAAGGTTACGAGTTAAAAATACAGGTTATTAATGGGGGTATTGTGAAGTTGATGAAATTGCCGATACAGTCTTGA
- a CDS encoding PIN domain-containing protein, which yields MNVLIDTNIILDIALVRLPSYDDSDQVFSFIEQGQINGYVCASTFSDLYYLIRKQRGRDWALNFLTQLSSICQVATVNQATISMALATNFKDFEDAILYAAAVINNLDAIVTRNQKDFPVTTPRILTPEQLIQDLTSP from the coding sequence ATGAATGTTCTGATAGATACTAATATTATTTTGGACATTGCTCTTGTTAGACTGCCATCTTATGATGATAGCGACCAAGTGTTCTCATTTATCGAACAAGGGCAAATTAATGGTTATGTTTGTGCGTCTACTTTTAGCGACCTTTACTACCTTATCCGTAAACAAAGAGGTCGAGATTGGGCGTTAAATTTCTTAACTCAGCTATCTTCAATTTGCCAAGTTGCTACGGTAAATCAAGCTACAATTTCAATGGCACTTGCTACAAATTTCAAAGATTTTGAAGACGCGATTTTGTATGCTGCTGCGGTAATTAACAATCTAGATGCTATTGTTACTCGCAATCAAAAAGACTTCCCGGTTACAACTCCACGAATTTTAACACCAGAACAATTAATTCAAGACTTAACATCTCCGTAA